The DNA sequence tatacataaacttttaaccTTCCTATTGGATTATCTTCCAAAACATCACCAGCACTTCCTGAAATTCTTTCACTGTGTTGATCAGTTTTATGAAATTCTAAGGCTTCAATTCTCAAAAAAGAAGCAAGATAAAGAAACCCAAGAAAGCCCCTACCCCAATTTCTCATCTTCTACTATAGGGAACAAAAACTATAGCACAAGCAATCAGAAAAAGATTTGagtcaaaaagaagaaaagatcgTGTAATTTTATAAGATGCATGGTGCTTTCTGCCTCAACTAATTGGGAGTTTCATGCTATCATGTCGCCGAAAGGATATCTATTGAAAAGTCTCCTTAAAATGTAGGATTTATAATCTTGAAAATAAGACAGGTTGCCTGCTACAGCAAATAAATGTGACGTGATGGTATAAAATTTCTTAAACTAatggtgtatataacttaaacctTATAGTTGGAATGTGAATAGACAAGTTAGGAGGAATCAATAGTTGGAATCAACAGTTAGAGTGTCCGTAGACAAAGGTAGTAGGAATTAACAGTTGAAGTGTCACTAGATAAGGTAGGAGGAATCAATGTCACTAGACAGGGTAGTTATCCTTATTTTATGATGCCAGCCTGAGATTTTTTTGTTAGTGTAAAATCTTTAGCTTAGAACAAATAGAGAATAATGGAAAACAAAGATTACAACTCAGGTCAACACCTACAATGATTGACAATAAATGTTGAGCTTTCTTATTAGTagtattctttttttaaaaaaggaaaaaacaaataattaaataatgGGTCCACCCCTCTACCAATCTCCACTTACATACTAGACTTTTGCTTATATCAAGTTCAAACTCGTGACGTGCGCCTAATACATCTATCACGTGTTGTGCTCTTACTACTAGACCAAAGCGATGGGGCAACCTTTCTTAGTATTATTAGTATTTATGTTGCTATGGTTGGCCCTTCCTACAATGCGGTTCTTGGCTGAAGCTTTATAGTCCAAGTAAATTTTGCAGACTGCGAAAATTTGCTAGAAGcaactcaaagtctcaaactagTTCACTTCCATTACGAATGTGCTACTAAAATATTCATCTTGATAGTTGGAATTACAAGACATTGGGAAGAGGTTTAGTCATCTTGTGCTTTGAACAACAATTAGCTTATTGAGAATCCATTAGCTGTTGAATATGTCTACGAAAACAAAATATCGTTACAAATTTACAATCATTGCCCTGATTAAATATGAATTGTGTGTTCCTTCCTAGGCAATATTTAAAGAATATGAGGTCACCATATTGAATTTACAACGACATCTTACATGTTTCAGAAGAATACTCAATACAGGTTGCTTAATTTGCAAAGAGACCTTCAGTTTCCAGGTTTTTTCTTGTTCGACTTGACGTTGAAATTTGCAGTAATGTTATGGGTAGGACAGTAGGATAATTTGTACATCAAAATGCCTTTCAGTTTTCAGTCAGTTTGAAGTGCTTAATTTTTCTTTTGCTCTGTTTTATACCAGTATAGTCAACATATAAATGGAGAAACATGAGTTGTGCTTAAATGGAAAAACATGATTGATAAGGATTCCCAACTTGTTTAGGACTTAGTCATAGTTATTGTTGTAGTATAGTCCATATATAAATGTCAATAATGTTACTTGACTTCATTGACCTCAAGTGGAAGAACTCAAGgaagaaaattaaaaactaaaaacGATAAAGCTAAGAAATTTCGCATTTGCCTAAAGTCCGTCCTAGATATAGCTAATATTCCGCAGGCGATATAACTTCAAAAATTTAATCAAATCACAAGAGTGGCAATTTGGAAGAAAAAATCAAAAGAATAAGAAGGCCtttaatttaagaaatatttcAATCTCTTCAAAGTTTTTTTATCCCGTGGGATATTACTAGATATGTTGTTGTTGTCCAAAGTTTTTACCTTTGGATGCATAACCTCGAAGAACAAAAAGTTTGCTATAACCTCAAGTTCTCAACTAAGCAAAAGAACATAACATATGATTTTTCAAGAAACACATTCTTTCACGGTTGATGAAAAATACAACTCCGAAATATATTCCACTTGGAGCAAACACTTTGTTAGTAGACATTAATACATCAGGACAGGACTTTAGAGAGTAAAAATTCTAAATTCTGGTATCCAATTTTCTGCTGAGCCCTTTCCTTCTAATCTTGGTAAGAGTCAAAATAGCCACCGGGGAACGTGAGCCAGGAAAAGCCAACTCGTGCACAGGTACCAGCAAAATTTACTGTATAAGAGTTGTATTGAACTAGAAAATAATGAGGGAAAGCAAAAAAAAATTATCAGCAACCATATATTATTAAGGATTGATAAGTGATAACTACAGCATCAAGTAAAGAAGATGACTTATATAAAGGAAACAGAAGCAACAACCAGAATCTGAGACGTGTATTTGCAGTCATTTGTACTTTGAAGCTCCAGAAGAAGGCGACGTGAGATAACAGTTCCCCATTTCATGTATAAATATCTGAGGTGGCTCTTCTCTGTCAAAGGCAATTGAATATTTTAAAGGGGTTATATAAGGGAGAGTGACCAAGAACACACCCAACCCACTATAAGAAAATGATTAAAGAAGTTTTTCTTACATTTCATTAGCTTCTTGGTATGCATAACTGGATGCAACTGCTAAAAGCAATCCATCATGGCTATAAGATAGAGAGACAACACTCTTGGGATACCTTGGCATCTAAAAAACAGAACGAACAAATAGACTGAGATCCATCAATTGGTTAAAACAAGCAAACAGAGATGCTGCAAATCTCCAAAGGGAAATAAACAGAAGCAGTAGCTAAAGCAGAACGGGTATGTGTGACAGCAATGGACATTCTACTTTTTCATTTTGATTGGGAAACTGGCAAATTTTACTTCGGCATGTAATACAAGAGATTTGTTCACTGATCTCCACAAGCACAAGATTTCTTTCAACACTATGACTTCAACCTAGTGATATCAAAACTGCAATTATAACCATATTATCACTTTTTGCGGAACTTACACAATATCTGATTGTCAAATGAACAAGGGTACCTCAAATGTCCGTTTCCTTCCTCGAGCAATTACAactattttatcactttttgggaAACTTATGCAATATCTGATTGACAAATGAACAAAAGTACCTCAAACATCCGTTTCCTTCCCCGAGCATCCCACAAGGTGACATAGCCATCATTGTCACCAGTGACAAATGAACCAATAATGCTGGGAAAGGAAAAAGGTACTGTGAGTATAACTTCTATCAGTTAGCAATAACAGAAGGCTGAAACTGGAAAACCACATACGATGGGTTAAACGCAATGTCATTAACTGTTACAAGATGACGTCTCCCATCTTTACTCTTTGGATGACATCTAAATGCGTATCTGCAAAATATGACAAATGAGTTAAGAGATCCATACAAAAGGAGAGTTTTGAGAATGACTTCATAGTAACCATATACTGAGAAATTTCAGTAGCTGAAACTTTTTCATTCCTCTATAAAATGTCAGAATTTGTCacttaaagaaaagaaaagttatAGTTTCACCAGCGTGCAACCCTACCCATATACCAAAATGGATATGACTGTAAAAGAAATAAGGAAATATGAAGGTTTAAACCAAAAGATACATGGCCCCGGGAAGAATATTTCTACTGCTTTTTCAAGATTTTATAATTTGCCTTGATTAGTTGTCGatctttctttttatttcaatCAGGTTTGATTTTCAGCAACTGATTCTTTTGTCATAAAGATAAGAAGCCAATTCATCTTTTGTTGGCCTACTATTGACTGATACAAGGACCTAAAAAAGGCCCTCTCAAACTTTTCCATTTCTACTAAGTTCTCTACTAGCCATGGATGATTCCGCTGATGCTTGCGTCTAGTTAGGCTGCATATATCACACTGCATATATCACACCCTCTTGGGGTACGGCCCTTCCCTGGATCCTGCGTGAATGCGGGATACTTTGTGCACCTGGCTGCTCTTTCTCTACTAATGTTCTGAATCATCATCCTTCCCGTACCACCTCACTTTTCTAGAATGCTAAACTATTTTCCATGCTGGAACTTGGAAGactaaaaatggaccttcaaaCTTGAAAAACTTAGAAATAATTATGTGCTCTTTGTAAGCAGCAGCATCAACCTTTTGCTTACATCTCTAACATAGTGAATTGCACTTTGGATGAGGTCATCTTAGGCTATGAGGAATTAATCAGTTGTCTTTACATGCTTAATGGAAATGCTAATCTCAAGAATTCGCCAGCATTTGCAACTTCGGAAAGTGGATGCTACAACAAGGAGATGGAGCACAGAGCAAGTTCCTTGCAGGTTCAAGAGGTACCAGTTCATAAATACAGGAAAAAATGTTTCCGTGGCATCTGATGAAAATAAAGCTTTGGTACTTTTTTTGGAAATGCATTGACAGATTAAAATGGATTACAGCAGCCTCTTCTAGCTAGTGCCTTGTCTAGTTGTGTTTGCTAGTTGAGACATCTGATAGATCCTATATTCAATCCAAATGTTAAAAGCGATTTGGAAAGTTGGACTGGTGTTCTTACTTCTTACAAACATATAAGCAAAATAACCAGAAGCGAATTTGTGATGTCAGGTGAACGCCAAGTAGCTCTTTGCTCTTTTAGTTTTCTTTACACCAAgcgttggaggggcggttgtcggctatgggagcttggaggagcagtggtgacggcgtgacgcgagcactatgtggtcagcaACAGCAGACtatattagggaggctgcgagagaggtgttaggggtctcgacgggcgtatctggtgggcacaaaggagactggtggtggaatgaagtggtccaaggtaaagtggaagcaaagaaagcggcgtacctgaagttagtggggagcataggtgaggaggagaggcgagtgtgcatggagaggtataaggcagctaggaaggaggctaagttggcggtcacagaggctaaggctgcggcttatggtcgtatgtacgaggaattgggggaaaaaggtggggagaagaagttaatccggctggccaagttgagagagaggaaggcttgGGATTTGGACcgagtgagatgcatcaaggacgaagatggtagagtattgatggaagatgcccagattaagaggagatgacagacttactttcataaacgtctgaatgaagaaggggatcgggatattgtgctaggcagattggagcattccgagagtcaccgtgactttgggtactacaggcgtatcgaggttgaggaggtcgtgggagctatgcgtaagatgagtaggggcagagcgaccgcgccagacgagattccggtggaattttggaagtgtgtggggagagcaggtttggagtggctgactaggttgtttaatattatttttaaggggaagaggatgccggatgagtggaggtggagtacggtggttccattgtataagaacaaaggtgatatccagagttgtaacaattataggggtatcaaattactgagtcataccatgaaagtgtgggagagggtggttgaagcgagggtgaggatgacagtgtctgtatccgacaaccagttcgggttcatgccgggtcgttcgactagaaaagctatacaccttgttagaagattggtggaactatacagagagaagaagaagaatctgcacatggtgtttattgacctagagaaagcgtatgacaaggttcctagagaaattctctggagatgcctggaggcaaaaggtgtgtcggttccctatattatggcgattaaggacatgtatgatggggctaagactcgggttaggacagtaggaggcgactctgagcattttccggttgtaatggagttacaccaaggttctgcgctcagtccgttcttattcgccctggtgatggacgcgttaacacaccatattcaaggggatgtgccatggtgcatgctattcgccgatgacatagttctgattgatgagtcgcgagccggtgttaacgagaggctggaggtttggagacaggctcttgagtctaagggtttcaagctgagcaggacgaagacggaatacctggagtgtttTGAATAGCGTGCGGCGACAAATAGCGATGGGGGCccgcttcactgaggcgagaagcgagaagcgaagcgctcgcctttttgatgtgaagcggcagtttatacaaaaaataatatatatatatatatatataaactcaatagcaataatatattaataaatatatcaattcaaaaattaaaaactcAATACATAGTCATAGTAGATTCATAAACTAAAACAAGCAACATCCATTCTTCTTCAGGTTTGAAATAAAACTCTCTGCCTCTGCCCAAAGTGAAGCTGTGAAGGAATTGAAAATCAAAAAACAgagcaaaaaaagaaagaagaagagaagaagaactgaagaacaaaaagaaagaCAGAAGTCAGAACAGAGCAAAAACAGGGTGCTGCTCGATAAACAACAgagcaaaagaaaaaaagaagaagagaagaagaagaaaaaggaagaaaaaacatAGCAAAAACAGACTATGTTCTGTTGACTGTTGCTCGATCAAAAACAGagccaaaaaaaaagaagggaagaagaagaaaaaggaagaaagaaagaaagaaagaaagaaagaaagaaaggagaaagaagaaagaaataaaaaggaTACTCGAAGAAGAAGAGAAGCATACCTGGGTCGAATTGGATGAAGAAGAAAATGGCAGAAACTCGAGATGTGGCTGGGTCGACCACTGTGGCTATGGCTGGAGAAAGAAATCGATGTGGCTGCTCTGTTGTTTGAAGCGTGAAGAAGGAAATGTCTGAAAGCTCAAGCCCTAATCACGAGTCGTTTTCTTTAATCCCTGCActgtttcttctttttttttaaaagcgACGCTACAGTGTCGCCTCTCGCTACAGTGCCAGAGGCGAGCGCTATTTGTTAAACGCAACGCTACACAGCAAAAAAGCGATGGAGGCTCGCATCGCTACGCCTCACGCTATTAGCGCTGAGGCGAGCGCTATTTACAACACtgcctggagtgtaagttcagcgctgagcaaGGGGAAGAGGGCGTGGATGTGGGGCTTGATTTGCAGGTCATCCTGAGTAGagacagcttcaagtaccttggttcggttatccagggggaggggagatcgacgaggatgtcacacaccgtattggggtaggatggatgaagtggaggttagcatctggaatcttgtgtgacaagagagtgccactgatactcaaaggtaagttttatatagcggtggttagaccggccatgatgtatggggctgagtgttggcccgttaagaactcatatatccagaagatgaaagtagcagaaatgaggatgttacggtagatgtgcgggcacactaggatagataagattaggaatgatgatatctgggagaaggtgcatgtggctcccattgatgacaagatacgggaagcgaggcttagatggttcagacatgttcagaggagaagcccagatgctccggtacggaggtgtgagcagctggttgtggatggcacgagaagaggtagagggcggcctaagaagtattggggagaggtgatcaggcaggatatggcgaggctccagatttccgaggacataacacttgataggaagatgtggaggtcgagtattggggttgtaggttaggaggcagttgagtcgtgccttacttcgtaccattgtgggactagccatgtagggtttttgtctaagatagctagtggcaatattgtgacttactatttcgcttttcaatgcatgtcctatttactagctatcgcttttgctttgcatctttcttctagatttcatggtgttcctatttttcttatgattgttgtggtgatactaatattgtctccctttgctttgcatctttcttctggatttcatggtgttcctatttatcctatgattgttgttgtgatactgatattgtctcctttttgtcattttgtctttttgttttttttttagccgagggtctttcggaaataacctctctactccttcagggtaggggtaagatctgcgtacacactaccctccccagaccccattagtgggattttactgggttgttgttgttgttgttgttgttgcatttgAAAGCCAGGAAGACACCATCTTTCGAAAAATATCAGCTAATGCTGACCTGATATAAGAACTCGACTGCTTACAATTGAACCTAAAATGTGCCTAGCCTGGTTTGATTAATCTGGCCGGAATCACCATACAGTAGTCTGATGTACTACAAACTTTCATCTTTTCAAACAGAAAGAAAGTACTACAAACTTTTACTGACCCCTCATCTGAGCTGGATCTGCAGATGTACTCCAGAAGAACTCGCCCATCAACTGATCCAACAATAAATCCTACACAAAGAGGAATCTGACAAATTAATTGAAAAAAAGGTAAGAAAAAATATAAGCATGAGAAAGGAACATGTGATGGAGAAATATTTATGCCAGTTATCTAGCCAATATAAGATGGATAATACAAAAAACTGAAAAACCGACATAATTATATCCTTCTGCagtcagtgttatcaaaggcaaaaacaaaagaaaagaaataagcaTAGAAGTCTATTGGGACTTTTAACTCAAAGCGCTAACAAGTGTGGGCTTTAATGGAGAAAGGCGCAATAGAAGGGAATGATAAACATACATACTACACTGAAGTGCCGCTTTAGCGGGGCAAAGTGCACAACCTACTTTGCACCCAGAAGGCTTAAGTGCGCCACAAGTCCTTGACAACACCGTCCGCAGTAAAATACATACATGCATAATAGAGTTCTTCTAATAGAACCATTTGTTCAACTTTTAAGAAGATACCTAaactttttgtattttttctttttctctttgccTTTTTCTTTCAATGGGGTGAAGGGGTGTGATGGGGACCTTAGAAGCACAACATAGTTGATATTAGAATTTTGGTAAGAGTACCTTTAGGATTAAAAATTGGCCGTACACATTTTACTTTGACGCCTTTCGTGTGAACTGATTTCTTAAAACTTCGTAGGTCATATATATCAACTGAGGAGCCAGCAGCAACCATCAAACTGAACCCAGATAGTGACACTGACTCCGCCTCTGAAGCTAAGCTGTTCAAACAGCCATGAGATTGGGTTGAACGAGCATCCCAAAAATTTATCTTTCTATCCCAACCAGCAGAAATTATTTGACctacaattattttttttaataagatAAGTAAATATTATTAAGGCAAGTACCAAGATGGTACTGCAAAATACAAAATTACAACAGTACAGAGGTCACCATATAGCAATTAAGCACACTCACCTCAATGAATCTAAAAAGTATAAAACATCTTAGAAGTCTTCTACTGTCCCCTCCTTACACCAATGAAAAAGGAATTTAAGGAGAAAAAATTGAATCAATAAATTTATACCTTCAGAGCAATAAAGTTGTGAGCAAATCATTGAAGTTTGGTCCTTTCCATTTGCCACATGATGTTGAACACATATCCAAATAAATCAAGTTTCCAACTAATTGGATCCTCAACTTTAGGAATATGCAAATAGAATTCTTGTGCTTAGTACGATAATTAGCTTATGGAAAATCTATTAGCTTTGACATAAATACCTAAACATTGTTATCATTGCTTTTGCTTTGAAAATTATGTGTTGTGTGTTTCTCCAAGGGAATATTTAATGAAAATGTTAAGAAGCCACCATATTGAAATTAGAGAGGTACCAATATCTTACATGTCGTAGGAGAATACTCAACACAGGTTGCTACATCATCATGAATTCCCACTGAGGCTTTATTTCCTGAATCCAAGTCATACCTAGGAAGAAGAACAACCCAAAAGGGACAATCATGTGTAGAGTGATAACAAATTCAATGCATTCCCCAGAGAACGTACCGGGAAACATGTGAAAAAAATGTTTCTAGCTCTAAGCTCAACACAtaagcttcttctttttctttttccttttcttttctaacATGAAAGCTTTCTGTTTTTGTCCATTACAATACGGAATAAAAGCATAGCGG is a window from the Nicotiana tomentosiformis chromosome 10, ASM39032v3, whole genome shotgun sequence genome containing:
- the LOC104088412 gene encoding mitotic checkpoint protein BUB3.3 isoform X1 — its product is MNTISLNLEDPIRDAISRIRFGPHSNNLLISSWDSSLRLYDVHSSKLRMESPGKASLLDCCFENERVCLSAASDGSIYRYDLDSGNKASVGIHDDVATCVEYSPTTCQIISAGWDRKINFWDARSTQSHGCLNSLASEAESVSLSGFSLMVAAGSSVDIYDLRSFKKSVHTKGVKVKCVRPIFNPKGFIVGSVDGRVLLEYICRSSSDEGYAFRCHPKSKDGRRHLVTVNDIAFNPSIIGSFVTGDNDGYVTLWDARGRKRMFEMPRYPKSVVSLSYSHDGLLLAVASSYAYQEANEIEEPPQIFIHEMGNCYLTSPSSGASKYK
- the LOC104088412 gene encoding mitotic checkpoint protein BUB3.3 isoform X2, with translation MYDLSSFGYSIKICLNFKLVGFGYIILISFPSVWSLRLYDVHSSKLRMESPGKASLLDCCFENERVCLSAASDGSIYRYDLDSGNKASVGIHDDVATCVEYSPTTCQIISAGWDRKINFWDARSTQSHGCLNSLASEAESVSLSGFSLMVAAGSSVDIYDLRSFKKSVHTKGVKVKCVRPIFNPKGFIVGSVDGRVLLEYICRSSSDEGYAFRCHPKSKDGRRHLVTVNDIAFNPSIIGSFVTGDNDGYVTLWDARGRKRMFEMPRYPKSVVSLSYSHDGLLLAVASSYAYQEANEIEEPPQIFIHEMGNCYLTSPSSGASKYK